Proteins co-encoded in one Egicoccus sp. AB-alg6-2 genomic window:
- a CDS encoding ChaB family protein, protein MPVNDESDLPGTLQRSPKKAQRTYTKTLNSALETYDGIEERAERTAYAAVKHSFEKVGDHWEPKKEKGPSDERAKRGGPGKQGRTAGGVDVEGHTRQELYERAKKLGVKGRSKMTKQELGEAIARKQD, encoded by the coding sequence ATGCCCGTGAACGACGAGAGCGACCTGCCCGGAACGCTGCAGCGGTCACCGAAGAAGGCGCAACGCACGTATACGAAGACGCTGAACTCGGCGCTCGAGACCTACGACGGCATCGAGGAACGTGCCGAACGCACCGCCTACGCGGCCGTGAAGCACAGCTTCGAGAAGGTCGGCGACCACTGGGAGCCGAAGAAGGAGAAGGGACCGTCCGACGAGCGCGCCAAGCGGGGCGGCCCGGGCAAACAGGGGCGCACCGCGGGAGGCGTGGACGTGGAGGGGCACACCAGGCAGGAGCTTTACGAGCGTGCGAAGAAGCTGGGTGTGAAGGGCCGGTCGAAGATGACCAAGCAGGAGCTCGGCGAGGCCATCGCCCGCAAACAGGACTGA